From the genome of Triticum aestivum cultivar Chinese Spring chromosome 1A, IWGSC CS RefSeq v2.1, whole genome shotgun sequence:
cggcggcagtaatgcagtagcggtactaccgcccgaccagagcggtactaccgcttataggcggtgctaccgtgccttactgccgtgcaactactgctaaacccgacacgaaaagtgcatgacccaaaatcgaggcggtagtagagcggtactaccgcttgacgctataagcggtactaccgctgccgactgcggtactaccgcagggagaaaaccagaactgcccTAACTTCTTCATACGAGcaccgaattgagcaaactcaagcttgttggatacaagacgacgagtagcatcaaaacctcCAACCGaaaagaaccggcataacctccaacatcgaaaacaccatagaagatgcgagtgaactccgttttcgatgaactcgagcttgtcaccaagatgaccataagctccaaaacacacaaagagaagaaccaaacaagaaccaataaagatgatgcaaggatgcaatggtttgagctctctacgaacgatacgatcaagctactcatcgagagccccctagatagtacggcaatcgatcctataacccggccTCCCAAccaccactatgagaccggtaaaatagaaaacctatcaagggcaaacctttgtcttgcacatagtccacttgagctagatgatgacgatcttgacttcctcaagttggaccaccttccttgattgtgttggctcgatgaataCTAGTTGATTGcttccccatactccactatgggtgagccactcttcagcacatcttcataaatccattgttaccataatggacgacaagcttcaagcatttgatctcttcataatgctccacttgaacttgcacatcgccacctaaccccacaaagaactctcacgaaaacCATTGGTTAGcaaacaaagcgtaatggacaatgcttaccataccatgggatcacttgacccCTCAATAcatcttgtatgctttgtgtgttgatcaacttgattcattcttgacttaatcttgatcaaccttgaatctttccaattctcttcatttggatgatgtcttgaaggtagacatgaattatcacacaatcttcttcttcaagatatgcttgcaataagctcaacactcacgtGACCAATCTTCAAATaattccttgaatatcaccttggtcgacacaaactcttcttgaaaccaacacatgtactccaagaaaagcctatggacaaaaccttcaaatataactcaaggcaaccattagtccatagagattgtcatcaattaccaaaaccaaacatgggggcaccgcatgttctttcagccgCGCGCTGCTCACGCCGGAGCAACGTCGGCTGCCCGAGTACGCCGCCGACTCTcctaactgggaggcttggttcgccctcgaacacgaggagcaacggCGCTCAGGTGTCGATGTCGTCCCGCCGCCGTCCCCACCGCCGCCCCCGGAGGTAGAGacggaggacatggaggcggaggcggagtaccaagTCGCCCTCGAGGAGGCCCTACAACACGTGCAGGAGGCTAGCCGCATCGAGGAGAACGTGcactgggatgggctggagcaagcccttgcccTGTCGGCGGCGGGGGACTCCGTCCACACCCCGCTCTTCGTGCCGCCGCCTCCACCGTCGCCGCCCGTACAACCCAAGCTGGAGCCGGAGCCGTCGCGTAAGCGCTCCgcgcctccacccacttggccggaggaggcctactcgtggacgggccagtaccacgagtgggtgagcgcgcctcccgtccacttcgccgcgacaccggagaaggaggcggccCACCTCGAGCGATGGGAGGAGCACTGGCTCCGCCAGGAGCAGGCCGACGGTGAGGAGTAGATGCGCTACGAGGCCATGCTCCAACGCGACACGGAGGCGCTCCgactcgaggaggaggaggaggagcgcgcacggcttgccgcaatgccgccgctccagcagacgccggaggaggctgccctggcagcgtaccaggcggcgttcgggtgggctggccctgcttcggtcttcatcgacctcaccaaCGACAGCGGCGTTGAGGGTAAGGACAAGGCCGACGACGTCTAGGGCAGCGTGCGGGACGGCAGCAGGCGGGCGCAGACTTTTTTTAAATGTTTTATTTAATGTTTATTAGATTTAGGTGGACTTTGGCCAGCGTTTGACCGGCCactttatgtttaattatgtttatttcgTGCAACTTGTTTTTTCCCATGCCGGCACATTTGGGTAGGCCTCCCCGTTGGGCGGTCAAGCTGACCCATTTTAAAATGCGGACGCGCACgtccgcctggccgacccaaacggacaaaaagcggacaaagcgcgcgtccgtttgggtcgccccgttggagttgctcttagtacAGCAGGAACATGTTTGGTCAGCAGATGCTGGGGGGGGGTGATTTACCACCTTTTCTTCGTGTTTATTCTTCTTGATTTTTACTTCCGTTTTCTACATTTGTTTacacaaaaaaaatacataaatcatttgaaaaatgttaaatacgtacaaagaaaatgtttctcatgtatataaaaaattaattaacaaagttgatcatgtatttagaaaGTAGTAATCAAGGACTGAAAATTTTCAATAAAGTATTTTTtactcaagcatttgaaaaatgttaaatatatatatattgttttGTCATGTATACGGAAAacatatacaaaaaatatacaatatgtataaaaaatgttgatcgtgtatttaaaaatgttagtcaagattttgaaaaatattaaatctgtatagaaaaaatgtttctcAACAAAAAGTTTTGACAAAAAATACAGTAAGTACGAGAAAATGTTgatcatatatttaaaaaatgtaaACTGTGTATAGAAAATGTACaacatatggtgaataaaaatagtaATAAAACATATATTTTAGAAAAGGTACTTATTAATTTAAAAATATCAAACATGTACAAAAAAAGTCCCTAATGTATATCAAAAGTGTGCATTGTGTGCGAACAAAATATTTATTCCCATTCAAAAATGTTCCCATGTATTTGTATATTTTTGACTATGTATACAAAAAAGTGTTTGAAACTTGTACGTAAGAAAAAAAATATACATCATGTACTTAAAAAACAGTGAAAACNNNNNNNNNNNNNNNNNNNNNNNNNNNNNNNNNNNNNNNNNNNNNNNNNNNNNNNNNNNNNNNNNNNNNNNNNNNNNNNNNNNNNNNNNNNNNNNNNNNNNNNNNNNNNNNNNNNNNNNNNNNNNNNNNNNNNNNNNNNNNNNNNNNNNNNNNNNNNNNNNNNNNNNNNNNNNNNNNNNNNNNNNNNNNNNNNNNNNNNNNNNNNNNNNNNNNNNNNNNNNNNNNNNNNNNNNNNNNNNNNNNNNNNNNNNNNNNNNNNNNNNNNNNNNNNNNNNNNNNNNNNNNNNNNNNNNNNaaaacaaaaaaaaataaaaacaagaaaagaCAGAATTAGTGGGTttgacaaagaaaaaaaagaaaaaggtaaGAAAACAAAGAAAcgaagaaagaaataaagaaaacttACATacatagaagaagaaaaagaaccaaTGAAAAAACCCCAGAGTATCacgaagaaagaaaggaaaaatgaaaaaaaatcggCAAAGAAACAAAAAAACGATAGAAAAACCATAAGAAAACTGGATAGCACCATGAAATCTGACCACAAACGGTCCAAACTATAAAAAGGACTTAACAGAAGAAACTTTGAGAATAAAAACGAACACATTGCTACAGTGATTGGACGACCCGGGCGCCGCGCTTCAGGCGAGGGGAGTTACCAATAAGGGAGACATAGCTTCTTTGGCCGTTTGAGGAGTGCGGTGATTTGTTTAACACGCTATATACGCATACACTCATACATACCTacatacactcatctctatgaacATACATACACGTACACGCACCCTACTTCTATGATCATTTTCGAAAGACTGAACCGACACATTATCTTGAGATTCACGAAGTCACCACAGACGTCTTCATAGTTGACGGAAACATATTCTAGTGGATTGGTTTCACCGTATAAAACCTAAACATCTCCGCTGGAACACTTTGGTGCGCTTGGGCGCAGGCCAAGTGCAAATTACACTTCTGCCTAGCCATGAGAAGACGCATTTAGACCGCGATCGACGCTTGCGTCATGGTCTGACATCCCATGTCGTTTGCCCTCTGTGCGACCAGGAGGTGAAGACTGCGGACAATAATGCGCTGGGCTGCGTCTACGCCAGAGAGGTGTGGCATGCCATGTTAGCTTGCTGTGGTCTTGCTCACCTTGCGCTAGCTGCCGCTGTTGATGCACTTGTTGAGTGGTGGCTGGACTCTCTGCCCTCATCCCGCAGTTTCACCGCTGGGGCTTTGACTCTATCGCCTTGCTCTGCATTTGGATGCTCTAAAAGGAACGGAGTATTTCAGCGTGCTGTTCTGATGCCCCGTGAGCCGTGCTATTGCACGACCATTTTAGTAATTCTCATGGACACAATACTAGAATTGCCATGGTCATATTACTAAAATTGCCATGTTAAGTTACtaaaaatgccatgatccataaATTAAATTTGACGTGGTTATTACTAAAATTTCCATGATCAATTGATAAAAATTGTTGTAAAAAGTAGTTAAAATACAATGGTAACTTTAAATCTAGAATGAAAACTAGATCAAACATGTCATGACAATTTTAGTGTAAACACTATGACAACTTTAATGTAAGCATCATGATAACTTTTGGCTCAAAAACAGAtcgtcaaaacatatcaacatgaatATAATTTTAAAAATCTCGTCGAGTcagatttaatgatgaaaacgaaTTTTCAATCAaattttttatttaggagataaaaCAATTTTAAGTCTTAAAACCAAAAAGATTACCGATGATGTCATCTGTTTTGACGTGGCAAAATAGATGGTAATGAATGCCGTTGGACCATGTTGCTTCGTGTCACatgtgtggcacttatcatttgggaAACTTTAAGAGTAAAAATGAACACACTGCTACGGTGATTGGCCGACTTGGTCGTGCCGCGATTCAGGCAAGGGGAGTTACCAATAAGCGAGACATAGCTCCTTCGACCGTCGGAGGAGTGCGGtgaatttttttaacacggtacatacACACATACACCCATCCCTATGAATACATGTACAGACACCCTACTTCTATGATCATCTCCGAAAGACTGAACCAACAAATCATCTTGAAAATCACGAAGTCGCTACACATGTCTTCGTAGTCAACTAAAACGTCTTCTGGCGGGTTGCTTTCACCGTATAAAATCTAAACATCTCTGCTGGAAAGGCACTTTGGCGCGCCTGGGCGCCAACCAACTGCAAATTACACATCTGGTTAGCCATGAGAAGACGCATTTGGACCGCGATCGACGCTTGCGCCATGGTCTGACCTCCCATGTCGTCTTCCCTCTGTGCCACAAGAGGCGGAGACTGCAGACCATATTGCGCTAGGCTGCGTCTACGCGAGAGAGGTGTGGCACACCATGTTGGCTCATGGTGGTCTTGCGCACCTTGTGCCCGCTGATGCACTTGTTGAGTGGTGGCCGAACTTTCGTGTCCTCATCCCGCGGTCACATCGTCGGGGCTTTGACTCCATCGCCTTGCTCTGCATCTGGATGCTCTGAAAGGAACGGGATGGCCGGGTATTTCAGCGTGCTGTTGTGATGCCGCGCGAGCTGTGCCATCGCATGACGGCGGAGATAGACCTCTGGAAGCTCTCGGGCTCTACCGAGTTGATCGACATCTGGAGATAATTGTCTCTCTGCTCTAGGGCATTGTTTTACGGCCGCGATAGCTAGGATGCCCTTTCCTTTGTTATGTCACGTTGTATCTTTGTAACCGCGGATGTTTTCCACCGGATTCTCTGTATTTCTACCTGACTCTCTTCTAATACATTGGCATGCAAGCCTTTTGTGTGTTtgcaaataagaagaagaaaaactaacCATCCGAGGTACGTTCACATGGGTTGATTTTGAATGAAGTGTATTTTAGGTCCCTGAACTATTTCACGGGTGCCacgtaggtcctcgaactatgaaaatcaTCATGTGAATATTCAAAGTGCAGTAAATATGTCATCCAGGTCCAAAATCAGCTCAATATTAAAGTAGTCCGAGGACATATTCTGCTTAGCATGACACACTTATTGTACTTCGAGGATCTGAATGATGATTTTCATAGTTTGAGAACCTCTTTGATACTCTTGAAATAGTTTAAGGACTTACTATAGACTTTATTTTTGTGACCGGTTTGTCCATTTGAGATGTGTTTGGAGCGCCCGACTGTAGATATATTTAGTACGCGTGCGGCGAATTATTTGATTTGGTGTTTTGAACCGAGTCTCACAGCCCAGCGCATCCGTCCCGGGCCGTGTCGTGTCGTGTCCATGTAGAAAACCTTTTTGACGATTCCGGGCTTCACGTGCACACGCCGCGTGAAAGCAGATCGACATGACTCGCTAGCTCGACGCCCCTACTCCCTGTAGGCTAAGACCGGCCGGTTACACACATCGTTTGAACCCTTGTCTTGTTGGACCAATCCATCAGGCTGTGGAACGAGAGGGTCTCCTTCTTGCCACACCCTTGTTGTTATAAACACAATGTAGGCAAGTTGCATGATGCAGCAAACGGGGCACAAAACCACGGTGAAAGATCGAACACGGTCCCGTGTGCCACACGGACTGGCTGCTGATTGCGCCTTCTGTGTCCAGGTCCAGGGACTGTACAGCGGCTCCTTGCGTGGGCACACGGCACACGCCTCTCAGCTTGTACGTCCTCTCACTGCTCGTACGCGGGTCACGCCATGTCCACATGGTGCAAACTCCCCTTTGCTCTGCCACACGCCGATCGATCGTGCCCGTGGGCCAAGTTGGCTCTATGCTAGCCTAAAAAAAGCTTCCCACTTTCACTGCTCACTTCCCGGCAACCAGCCGCGCGCGCCGCCTTCCGGGCATCTTCCTCCCCCCTGCCGCGGCGCGGATCGACCGCACGTCCGGCGACGAGGTGACGGCACCAAGCCACGTACCGGCGCGGCACAACGCCAGGCGGAAATTTTACTTCCATGGTTACTGTCAGTCTGTCCATGGACGGCAGCGGCGACGAAACTTCCAGGAAAAGCGCGGTGAACTTCACATGCCACTCACTGCCATCCCCGTTCACCTGCGCCGCGTCGATGGGTCCAAACGAGGCGATCCGGTGAGAGGGACGCCGCTGGTTATTGCGGCTGGCCACGTCACTCGTCAGCTACCGGATTAGACAGAGAGCGTATATTCATGGCAGCCCCATGGTGGTGGCCTTGCCCAGGACCAAAATGGAGAGGAGACTAGGACCGGTCCGAGCGTGACGTGTTTATTTCCTTCTCGGTTCAAAGTCTCGCGCTTTTCTCCGGTCTTCAGTCAAACCGCGCTCGATTTTTTATAGTCCCCGTCCATCAACAGTGTTGGATTCTTTTACAAAAAAATGAACGGTGCTTGATCAGCGCTTACTTGGCCCGGGCCTATAAAAGacctgctcatcatcatcatcacaggGAACGAAAACCCGCCAAGCACGCACGCGCACGCGCACGCTCATGAGAAGCTTGCCGCTGATCGACTAGCTAGAGCAGGTGCCGGGCATGGAGGACacgacggcgacgctggcgacggagCTGGACGGGCTGCTGGCCATGGCGAGGGAGCTGGAGGAGAGGGTGGGCGGCGACCAGGGCGCGCCGGGCGCCGCCAGGGAGCTCTGCGCCGAGCTGGCCGCGTCCGTCGACCGTGCCGTGCGCCTCGCTGGGAGCGGCCCGCGCGGAGGCAATGCCGGCGGCAGGGCGAGAGTGAACGGCCAGCACAGGGGCGGCAGGAAGGCGGGGGCGGTCAGGGCGCAGGTGCGGGTGGCGTCGATGCAGGACCTGGGGTCGCTCGACGACGGGCTCAGCTGGCGGAAGTACGGCCAGAAGGACATCCTCGGCGCACCGTACCCGCGGGCCTACTTCCGGTGCACGCACCGGCACTCGCAGGGCTGCCAGGCCACCAAGCAGGTGcagcgcgccgccgccgacccgctgCTCTTCGACGTCGTCTACCACGGCGCGCACACCTGCGCCCAGGCCACCGCTGTCCTCGTCGGCACAGATCAGCAGCCGCCTGCTTCCTTGGGCCaggaacagcagcagcaacagagctCGCCGGCTGAGGCGTCGGAAGGGATGCAGTGGCCGGCAGAGCCCTTCACGCcgccctcgttcccctcctcgccGGCCGGCTGCTACACGCCGGGGAACTCCTGGTGCCAGCTTGCCGGCAACTACGGCTACGCCGCCGGAGGCGGCCTCGGGGCTGACATGGACTTCGACGAGCTGTTCTGGAATATGTAGTTTTTCTAACCGGAGTTTCAGAAGACTGTAGGCGCCGTGTCCACTATCCTACTGTATTCCCACTAGTACTTAGATTCAGACTCGTGATCATTTATCGCAATGGAAGCTATATATCTGCAGTAGATATAGCACCATCACTAGTAGAACTGTAGTGGTCATACACTAGCCACTGGAAGAACACCAAATTGATCTACAGAGACTCTGAACAACACTGGCCACTGCAATATACTCCCTCCTTACAGAGAGAGTAGTATTATGGATCAGCACATGCACAAAGCCAGTCTGTGCAGTTTATTACAGCATCAGGGGCTTCATAAGCTAGTTGAGCAACAGAAATGTACACTCACTACAGTACAATGTCATCACTAGATGCACCAGGAAAAGGTTCTCAGGGATTTACAAGCACCATTTGGGGGAACTGGTGAGAGTACCTATACTGAACTCTTCTCCTTGCTGTCCTGAGGAGCTTCAGGACTGCTCTCCTCTGCTTTGTCCAGGTTCCTCAAGGCTCCCCTCAGCCCAAGCACAATGAATAGATTGGTAAGGGTGAGAAGCGATTCCGCCGTCCCATGCAGCAAATCCACATTTGAAAGCGAGGTCCCGTAATGAACTTTGGCTGAAAGAGGATGGTGATGTATCGGCAAATACTTATTGTGTCGATCAAGGTGTGTAAGATTCACTGAAAACTTATGATATGATGCAATTACCATATATCCCAGCAGGTACTGCTCCGGGGATAAAATGCCCGTGCAATGTGCATGAAACAAAAGGGAAATAATCAATGACGTGAGAGGAGGTAATTTTCTTCTAGCTAACTAAATAGCGGAAACTAAATAATTTAAAATAGAAGAGGCCAATGTATACACTATACAGCAGATGGACACATACACATATTTTGTTCTGACACTTAAGTCCCAATCAAATGGCAAGGCTTTTTGCCAAAAGGATAACAAAAATCAAGATTCACATTAATTGAGGAACAAATTGGTTCGTTTGtgccacacacacacgcacagtaACATTTTGATTGATCGTGCACTCTACTGATTTCAACGTCCCTTTTCCTTCCTACTTCGTTCTACAAATTTTCATTAGTCATTATAAGTCTTCTCCAACGACCTGAATTATGTACTGAAATGCTCCAAAACAAACCAGCATCAAATTTTCTTTTCTACATGCTTGTGTTAGTCATTTGCCTTGGCTATAGTTAAAATGTTGAGCTTTGGGAAGATGCAAACATCATAAAAGCTATTGGCCGGTTGCTTTGGAACAGTATATAGAAACCTGCAGTGGTGCTCTCTTACCAAGTGTATGAACATTTTGTGTTTTAAGTTCAATCATTCCACAAACTTCCTGTGTTTACACGCACATGAGCAACGTTTTGTCGACATAGAACACATTTTGCAGATGTAAGctgagtgccatggcattttgagTTGTTCAAATATATCTGACAGCCACATAATGCATGCACAATTATTTTTTCGTCTCGCCACACCATTCATGACAGCTCTCAGTTTCTCATGATGAAATCCATGTGATTTTCAATGCACAGCATCGTCTGTACTCACCAGATATATAAAATTGACCTTCTGATAGTGGCCAAATCGCCCAGTAGCATTCACATTCAGTTCTCTAACCGCTTCTAAAATgtttgctgctgctctgctcttctaAATGTACAAGTATTTTCGCTCCCCAACCACAACAACAACTAGATTGACACGTGAAAACAGCGAGACGAaaagggaagaggaggaggagggggacgcgtACTGGTGGCGCCGACGAGCGAGGAGGAAGTAGAAGCCGAAGAGCGTGAGCCCGGGCGCCGTCTTGGACCGGGTCATGAAGTAGAGGAACCCCAGGTAGGGGAACAGCGACACGGCGAAGAGCTGCGACGCGATGCTCTGGGAGTCGACGCCGGGCGCCCACGGGTCCACGGGGAGCAGCCCGCACCGCACCACCGCGCTCCgtcccctcctcctcgccgccggcgctCTCCGTTTGGGGAGAAGGACGCTCCCGAGGAGGTAGCTGCTGCCGGGTCGTGCGGCGGGGAGCGGCCGCGCCGGCGCGcggcaggcggcggtggcggccagcATTTCGGCGCGTGGAAGGAAGGGCGAGCTCCCTCCGTTTGGGTGGCTCGCGTTGCTCTCCGGGGGATGACGCCCGGAAATGGGCTGGCCCGTAAGCCCAGCGCTTGGTCTCAAAGCTGGCTAATTGGGACATGGGCTGCGTACCGGCCCATGAGCACAATGCTCGACCAGGTACAGGCCTGGCCCGGCACggttttttttgaaagatccagcatcgCGGGCTTATCATTGATTTAGCAGAGGAGAGTTAAAACaatcgaaatcactaattaaggagtactcgttgcaaagaacactccatttttccatgtcgcgacaagtgacgcacatgcagcgcgccacttgtcgcaatctgagagtttttccttttttttcgtagattcgtttattcaaaacgttttatctcttaaaccgtgcgtccaaatctcaaaccgttttcaccattggattcctcgcgttgagatcttcaaaactagatcccatgttgataggttttgacaaactttttttacGAAAAAACCGGATGAAAAACTGAACCGGGAACacggtttttttcctttccgaaaaaggcacgcctgtgcctctcgtggaagcaaaaccgtgactctcgtggaaggaaaaaaacagaaaacgcgtttttttcgtttccgagaggcacaaccGTGACTCATGCGAAAACAAAACcctgactctcgcgaaagaaaaaaaaatgcgtatttttttccctt
Proteins encoded in this window:
- the LOC123069090 gene encoding transcription factor WRKY19 — protein: MEDTTATLATELDGLLAMARELEERVGGDQGAPGAARELCAELAASVDRAVRLAGSGPRGGNAGGRARVNGQHRGGRKAGAVRAQVRVASMQDLGSLDDGLSWRKYGQKDILGAPYPRAYFRCTHRHSQGCQATKQVQRAAADPLLFDVVYHGAHTCAQATAVLVGTDQQPPASLGQEQQQQQSSPAEASEGMQWPAEPFTPPSFPSSPAGCYTPGNSWCQLAGNYGYAAGGGLGADMDFDELFWNM